Proteins encoded within one genomic window of Lysinibacillus sphaericus:
- a CDS encoding phage portal protein, which translates to MNTYKYLKQFKVQGANPQLIAKAIEEHKNDKEKRLSFYERYKASIEGVPILTREAVDYEEFETGAIKRIDNKVNNRLNNPFDAEIVDTKVGYMFGYPIGYEIEEKSKDILVKMKDEVNDFRLRNNVEDKDSEWGKKAAICGYSARMAYIDKEGKERIVNIDPWETIIISSTDYTEPEFAIRYFNIDDDKQRVEFYDNAYFYAFETGANGLEQVEKNLHTFDYCPLWGLPNNEELMADAEKVFALIDAYDRTFSDASNEIEQYRLAYLILKGVGADEETLSKIKKSGVFELFEEHDDVGYLTKDINDTMIENHLNRLEQNILRLAKSVNFGDESFAGNVSGVAMKYKLMSLENKCVTMERKMTAALRYQFKVICSAWAKKGICSKEDYLKLWFSFRRNVPANLLEEAQTATTLMAITSHKTALSTLSIVDDVDYEMEQRELERDNIEPLFKDSEDGGNNGPGKVQRETKPVGGTGTQDG; encoded by the coding sequence GTGAACACTTATAAGTATTTAAAGCAGTTTAAAGTACAAGGTGCCAATCCACAACTGATTGCAAAGGCAATTGAGGAACATAAAAATGATAAAGAAAAACGATTATCCTTTTACGAGCGCTACAAAGCGTCAATCGAAGGTGTACCTATTTTGACACGTGAGGCTGTTGATTATGAGGAATTTGAAACAGGAGCCATCAAACGTATTGATAATAAGGTGAATAACCGTTTAAATAATCCCTTTGATGCTGAAATAGTGGATACCAAAGTAGGTTATATGTTCGGTTACCCTATCGGTTATGAAATCGAAGAAAAATCAAAAGATATCTTAGTGAAGATGAAAGATGAAGTAAATGACTTCCGTTTGCGAAATAACGTTGAGGATAAAGATAGCGAATGGGGCAAAAAGGCTGCTATTTGCGGTTATAGTGCTCGTATGGCTTATATCGATAAAGAAGGTAAGGAACGAATAGTAAACATTGATCCTTGGGAAACTATTATTATTTCGTCAACGGATTACACAGAGCCTGAATTCGCAATACGTTATTTCAATATTGATGATGATAAACAGCGTGTCGAGTTTTACGACAACGCTTATTTTTATGCATTTGAAACTGGCGCTAACGGCCTAGAACAAGTTGAAAAGAACCTCCATACTTTTGATTATTGTCCATTATGGGGTTTGCCTAACAACGAAGAACTTATGGCTGATGCTGAAAAAGTGTTCGCGCTTATCGATGCATATGATCGTACCTTTTCGGATGCATCAAACGAGATTGAACAGTATCGTTTAGCTTATCTAATTTTAAAAGGTGTGGGAGCAGATGAAGAAACACTAAGTAAAATTAAAAAATCAGGTGTTTTTGAGTTATTCGAAGAACATGATGACGTTGGCTATTTAACAAAAGATATAAATGACACCATGATTGAAAACCACTTGAATCGATTAGAACAAAACATATTAAGATTAGCGAAATCAGTGAATTTCGGTGATGAATCGTTTGCAGGTAATGTATCTGGCGTAGCTATGAAATACAAACTTATGTCGCTTGAGAATAAATGTGTGACGATGGAGCGTAAGATGACTGCTGCTTTACGTTATCAATTTAAAGTTATCTGTAGTGCATGGGCAAAGAAAGGGATTTGTTCTAAAGAAGATTACTTGAAGCTGTGGTTCAGTTTCCGTCGTAATGTACCAGCTAACTTGTTAGAAGAAGCGCAAACAGCTACAACGCTAATGGCTATTACTTCTCATAAAACGGCGTTGTCAACCTTGTCTATCGTTGACGATGTGGACTATGAGATGGAGCAAAGAGAATTAGAACGCGATAATATAGAACCATTATTTAAAGACAGCGAGGATGGTGGTAATAATGGACCTGGAAAAGTACAGCGAGAAACTAAACCAGTGGGCGGAACAGGAACTCAAGACGGTTGA
- a CDS encoding LuxR C-terminal-related transcriptional regulator — MLKERTLTITPDALDSMITDYHWMVNAIKEMRAEMVIGAKTAQYGIEATLPKAAGGVGDPIMQEAIRRSKNIKRVAEYEKKLLEVQKLIERVDGEREVQVLNWMLDGKSQRWIGQHMALSSTSIKRIKDNIVKQMIA; from the coding sequence ATGTTAAAAGAAAGAACACTTACGATTACACCAGACGCTTTAGATTCAATGATTACAGACTACCACTGGATGGTTAACGCCATTAAAGAAATGCGAGCAGAAATGGTTATTGGGGCAAAAACGGCACAATACGGAATTGAGGCTACACTACCAAAGGCTGCAGGCGGTGTAGGTGATCCGATTATGCAGGAAGCTATTAGACGTTCGAAAAATATCAAACGTGTTGCGGAGTATGAGAAGAAGCTTTTAGAGGTGCAAAAGTTAATTGAAAGAGTTGATGGTGAGAGAGAGGTACAAGTTCTGAACTGGATGCTAGACGGGAAATCACAACGTTGGATAGGTCAACACATGGCTTTATCATCAACTAGTATTAAACGTATTAAAGATAACATTGTGAAACAGATGATTGCATGA
- a CDS encoding DUF3383 family protein codes for MPLQDVTVMIDIKKPSALIGLGTPLILANKAGESTYKEYLDLDGIKEALGDTSDGYKIAKQIFAQGDNRPDKVAIATYSTVAENPITAVSVLENYFYNDWYFVMLDTGTATDYKEISDAVEAKALKVAAHIVDNEQDLLLLKAGKYDRTFVIQHNTIAELPHAALVGQVGSRPVGSVSWKFKTLKFVTPQDLTPTQLNNIHTNGAFAYVTKAGIDQTSEGKMISGEFIDVIHGKDWIKLNIEQQVQYLLSTNPKIPYTDSGIAQIENVVRTSLEIAGQNGIIASDDAGQYLYTITTKGRNEVLASDRAARKYNGLSFSFELAGAIHEATIHGDILV; via the coding sequence ATGCCATTACAAGACGTTACAGTCATGATTGACATTAAGAAGCCATCAGCACTTATCGGGCTAGGTACACCGTTGATTCTAGCTAATAAAGCCGGAGAAAGTACTTACAAAGAATACCTTGATTTAGATGGTATCAAGGAGGCATTGGGTGATACATCTGATGGTTATAAAATCGCTAAACAAATCTTTGCACAAGGAGATAACCGACCTGACAAAGTAGCTATCGCAACATACAGTACAGTGGCAGAAAACCCAATTACAGCAGTATCAGTATTAGAAAACTATTTTTATAATGATTGGTACTTTGTGATGCTAGATACTGGCACAGCAACCGACTACAAAGAAATTAGCGATGCAGTTGAAGCCAAGGCTTTAAAAGTGGCGGCTCATATAGTTGATAATGAGCAAGATTTATTGCTTTTAAAAGCAGGCAAGTATGACCGCACTTTTGTTATCCAACACAATACGATTGCTGAATTACCACACGCAGCATTAGTAGGACAAGTTGGTTCACGTCCAGTAGGTTCCGTTTCATGGAAGTTTAAAACACTCAAGTTTGTAACACCACAAGACCTGACACCGACGCAATTAAACAACATCCATACTAACGGTGCTTTTGCTTATGTAACAAAGGCTGGTATTGACCAAACAAGTGAAGGTAAGATGATTAGTGGCGAATTCATTGACGTCATTCACGGTAAAGATTGGATTAAATTGAATATTGAACAACAGGTTCAGTATTTGTTATCAACTAATCCAAAAATTCCTTACACAGACAGTGGTATTGCCCAAATTGAAAATGTGGTTCGCACCTCATTAGAAATAGCAGGACAAAACGGAATTATCGCTTCTGATGATGCTGGTCAATATTTATATACAATCACAACAAAAGGTAGAAATGAAGTGTTAGCATCTGATCGGGCAGCACGTAAATACAATGGATTATCGTTTAGTTTTGAGCTAGCAGGAGCTATCCACGAAGCTACAATTCACGGTGATATTTTAGTGTAG
- a CDS encoding phage major capsid protein, translated as MFATPNNILLQDAKTGSIPTESGTLVLKEFMANSAVAQLAKYEEMTKPKKEFTYLAEGPGAYWVGETERIQTSKATWLKAVMEAKKLAVIIPVSKEFLKFTVSDFFSQMQPAIAEAFYKKFDQAALFGTGSPYASGVSVFERITASGQSIEYGTGANLYFDLNDVAGLLEEADHDVNGFTTIKSFRKDLRAAKDQNNNPIFNDATGGTPSQVLGQPIGYVSKASFDKTKALMLAGDWDMARYGILQGIEYKVSEEATLSTIVDADGKPINLYEQDMFALRATMHIGFMTLKEDAFAALVPKVAVGG; from the coding sequence ATGTTTGCTACACCTAATAACATCTTATTACAAGATGCTAAGACGGGATCTATTCCAACTGAATCAGGAACGTTGGTATTAAAAGAATTCATGGCTAACTCGGCTGTAGCGCAATTAGCTAAGTATGAGGAAATGACAAAACCCAAAAAAGAATTTACTTATTTAGCTGAAGGCCCTGGCGCTTACTGGGTTGGAGAGACAGAACGAATTCAAACTTCTAAAGCAACTTGGTTAAAAGCTGTAATGGAAGCGAAAAAGTTAGCAGTTATTATCCCAGTGTCGAAAGAATTTTTAAAATTCACAGTAAGTGATTTCTTTAGCCAGATGCAACCAGCTATTGCAGAAGCATTTTATAAAAAATTTGACCAGGCTGCATTGTTTGGCACAGGGTCACCTTATGCAAGTGGCGTCTCTGTATTTGAACGTATCACAGCAAGTGGTCAATCAATCGAATATGGCACAGGTGCCAACTTATACTTTGACCTGAACGATGTTGCAGGGCTTTTGGAAGAAGCAGATCATGATGTTAATGGATTTACTACGATTAAGTCATTCCGAAAAGATTTACGTGCTGCTAAGGACCAGAACAACAACCCTATCTTTAATGATGCAACTGGTGGCACGCCTTCACAAGTATTAGGGCAACCGATTGGATATGTATCAAAAGCATCATTCGATAAAACAAAAGCTTTAATGCTTGCTGGTGATTGGGATATGGCTCGTTATGGTATTTTACAAGGAATCGAATACAAGGTTTCAGAAGAAGCGACTTTATCAACGATTGTTGATGCAGATGGCAAACCTATCAATCTTTATGAGCAAGATATGTTTGCTTTGCGTGCAACAATGCATATTGGCTTCATGACGTTAAAAGAAGATGCTTTTGCAGCGTTAGTACCAAAAGTAGCAGTGGGCGGATGA
- the ssb gene encoding single-stranded DNA-binding protein: protein MINRVVLVGRLTKDPELRYTPNGIASCRFTVAVNRAFNKEGEEKQADFISCVAWRKQAENLANFMKKGNLIGLEGRIQTGSYEGHDGKRVYTTDVVADSIQFLELRNSTGGAQSTPNYQSSTNTGGTYQNPPQGNYGGNNNQPSYTRVDEDPFANSKGPIEVSQDDLPF from the coding sequence ATGATCAACCGTGTCGTGCTAGTTGGCCGATTAACAAAAGATCCTGAATTACGATACACACCGAACGGCATTGCATCATGTCGTTTCACAGTAGCCGTAAATCGTGCATTTAACAAAGAGGGCGAAGAAAAACAAGCTGACTTCATTAGCTGTGTAGCTTGGCGAAAGCAGGCCGAGAATCTAGCTAACTTCATGAAAAAAGGAAATTTAATAGGTTTGGAAGGGCGAATCCAAACAGGCAGCTATGAGGGGCATGATGGCAAGCGTGTATACACTACTGACGTTGTAGCCGATAGCATCCAATTCTTAGAGCTGAGAAACAGCACAGGAGGCGCACAGAGCACGCCAAACTATCAATCTAGTACAAATACAGGTGGAACGTATCAAAACCCACCACAGGGCAATTACGGCGGTAATAATAACCAACCAAGTTATACGAGAGTGGATGAAGATCCATTTGCTAATAGTAAAGGGCCGATTGAGGTTAGTCAGGACGATTTGCCTTTCTAG
- a CDS encoding phage minor head protein, protein MDLEKYSEKLNQWAEQELKTVEGSIRDYYRQLVNKVLGELGKIYADYEDDGILTYENMIKYDRLKKFIDSLMEHVDTMSIETMNSINAYLAESYIYSYSWMGWAIEKVARKSLQYTSLKVEQIRAALDNPVNGLTLSETLEKNRRDIIYKIKQNVTQSLVRGSTYKDMASSLKDTFEGDYVKAVRVVRTESHRVREQGSLDSAKRANDKGVIMLKKWRNMKDIRVRKTPKANHVKLDKKQIPVNDMFDLGNGEKGIAPGNTGYAHHDINCRCILVYEIADVVGRTNDELAEQTYEDFREAMG, encoded by the coding sequence ATGGACCTGGAAAAGTACAGCGAGAAACTAAACCAGTGGGCGGAACAGGAACTCAAGACGGTTGAAGGTTCAATCCGAGACTATTATCGCCAATTAGTAAATAAGGTACTTGGAGAACTAGGCAAGATATACGCTGACTACGAAGATGATGGCATTCTTACTTATGAAAACATGATTAAGTACGATAGGTTAAAAAAATTCATTGATTCACTTATGGAACATGTTGATACAATGTCCATTGAAACAATGAATAGTATTAACGCTTACCTAGCAGAATCCTATATCTACTCATATTCTTGGATGGGTTGGGCAATTGAAAAAGTAGCCCGTAAAAGCTTACAGTATACTTCACTTAAAGTTGAACAGATAAGAGCAGCATTAGATAATCCTGTGAATGGCTTAACGTTATCAGAAACACTAGAAAAGAATCGTAGAGACATAATCTATAAGATTAAGCAAAACGTCACACAGAGCCTTGTGAGAGGTTCTACATACAAGGACATGGCTTCGTCACTAAAAGATACATTTGAAGGTGATTACGTTAAAGCTGTTCGAGTTGTTAGAACAGAGTCTCATAGAGTGCGTGAACAAGGTTCCTTGGATAGTGCAAAACGAGCTAATGATAAAGGTGTCATCATGTTGAAGAAGTGGAGAAACATGAAAGACATTAGGGTTCGTAAAACACCGAAAGCTAATCATGTAAAGTTGGACAAGAAGCAAATTCCTGTAAATGACATGTTTGACTTAGGTAATGGAGAGAAAGGAATCGCTCCAGGTAACACAGGGTACGCGCATCACGACATTAATTGTCGATGCATACTTGTTTATGAGATTGCTGATGTTGTTGGTAGGACTAACGATGAACTCGCTGAACAAACCTATGAGGATTTTAGGGAAGCGATGGGATAA
- a CDS encoding phage neck terminator protein, which produces MIKLIEIRQPIIKGLRGYTGATTITAETTAKQPEYPFIALKFTTAGQSVGQVAETVEGDATGVIEQDLELVVSITCHAKDISEAHDLSHKARAYFLGKGNIDLSDVNITVVEALAITNRDVFLNIEYERRYGFDVRLRVRGRESFDIDVIESIDASGTIEKIEIKEGI; this is translated from the coding sequence TTGATTAAGTTAATTGAAATACGTCAACCAATCATCAAGGGATTGAGAGGTTACACAGGAGCCACAACAATTACAGCAGAGACAACAGCAAAACAACCTGAATACCCATTTATTGCCCTTAAATTCACCACTGCTGGACAAAGTGTAGGGCAAGTCGCTGAAACAGTTGAAGGTGATGCTACTGGCGTTATAGAGCAAGACCTTGAATTAGTCGTTTCTATTACTTGTCATGCTAAAGATATATCAGAAGCACATGATTTATCACACAAAGCACGAGCTTATTTTTTAGGAAAAGGAAATATAGATTTATCAGATGTAAACATCACAGTCGTTGAAGCATTGGCTATAACGAATCGTGATGTTTTTTTAAATATTGAATATGAACGTCGATATGGTTTTGATGTTCGTTTACGTGTACGTGGTCGAGAGTCATTTGATATTGATGTGATAGAAAGCATCGATGCATCAGGAACCATAGAAAAAATCGAAATTAAGGAGGGGATTTAA
- a CDS encoding DUF2829 domain-containing protein, translated as MNFGQAIEALKSGEKVARQGWNGKGMFLYLVNGQEVPYENMRGEAKNALAKTPANETNTVFINSHIDMKAADASVVIGWLASQTDMLSDDWEIVD; from the coding sequence ATGAATTTCGGTCAAGCGATTGAAGCTTTAAAATCGGGCGAGAAAGTAGCTCGACAAGGTTGGAATGGGAAGGGTATGTTTCTGTATTTAGTGAACGGGCAGGAAGTACCATACGAAAATATGCGCGGGGAAGCAAAAAATGCTCTAGCTAAGACGCCAGCAAACGAAACAAACACAGTGTTCATTAATTCACATATTGACATGAAGGCGGCTGATGCTTCTGTTGTAATTGGGTGGCTAGCATCTCAAACAGATATGTTATCAGATGATTGGGAAATTGTTGACTAA
- a CDS encoding phage head-tail connector protein produces MELTELKILIQMNQSDESNDTYLKLKLDEAIEWVQGACNQSFIVNGVLELPAVAKGVVAQYVAFELQGNAGIKSESIAGMSQSFDSADERNNTLVKKLSTAGLRKLRFKPFGGY; encoded by the coding sequence ATGGAACTAACGGAACTGAAAATACTCATTCAAATGAATCAAAGTGACGAATCTAATGATACCTATTTAAAGTTAAAGCTTGATGAAGCCATTGAATGGGTTCAAGGGGCGTGTAATCAATCATTTATTGTAAATGGTGTCCTTGAATTACCAGCAGTCGCAAAAGGTGTTGTGGCTCAGTATGTTGCATTTGAATTGCAAGGCAACGCAGGAATCAAAAGTGAGTCTATAGCAGGTATGTCACAATCTTTTGATAGCGCTGATGAACGTAACAATACTCTAGTAAAAAAACTTAGTACTGCTGGACTACGTAAATTGAGATTCAAACCTTTTGGAGGATATTGA
- a CDS encoding RusA family crossover junction endodeoxyribonuclease, translating into MNVLKIEIPGDVQAQQRPKFSRYGNNVSVRDPKESKDYKSFVRLVASQVAPDTLITEEIRLRIDVYRKIPKSFSKKKHQQAVDGELRPTTKPDVDNLAKGIKDGLSKVIWHDDSQVTELFVCKWYSDNPRAEVTIEWGEK; encoded by the coding sequence ATGAACGTACTCAAAATTGAAATACCAGGTGATGTGCAGGCGCAACAACGACCGAAGTTTAGTCGCTATGGAAATAACGTGTCTGTACGTGATCCGAAAGAATCTAAAGACTATAAATCATTTGTGAGATTGGTAGCCTCACAGGTTGCACCAGATACGCTTATTACCGAGGAAATAAGATTAAGAATTGATGTGTATCGAAAGATTCCTAAATCATTTAGCAAAAAGAAGCACCAGCAAGCCGTAGATGGGGAGTTAAGACCAACAACCAAGCCAGACGTAGATAATCTAGCAAAGGGTATAAAAGATGGTTTAAGCAAGGTTATTTGGCATGACGATAGCCAAGTAACGGAGTTGTTTGTTTGTAAGTGGTATTCGGATAATCCAAGGGCAGAGGTGACGATTGAATGGGGAGAAAAGTAG
- a CDS encoding YopX family protein, with the protein MVEVDLTGDEGDTTWFTFENAELVQYTGLKGKNGKEIYEGDIVKGWKDSHWHDGKDRVLKEVEWIDEMGGFNIIQIEMRECEVIGNIYENPELLEGIA; encoded by the coding sequence ATGGTTGAAGTTGATTTAACTGGTGACGAGGGCGATACAACTTGGTTCACATTTGAAAACGCGGAATTGGTGCAATACACAGGCTTAAAGGGTAAGAACGGCAAGGAGATTTATGAGGGGGATATTGTTAAAGGTTGGAAAGATTCACATTGGCATGACGGTAAAGATAGAGTTTTAAAAGAAGTCGAATGGATAGATGAAATGGGTGGTTTTAATATTATACAAATCGAAATGAGAGAGTGTGAAGTCATCGGCAACATCTACGAAAATCCTGAATTATTGGAGGGAATAGCATGA
- a CDS encoding PBSX family phage terminase large subunit, producing MDSFIQEKPKILLASGAKRAGKTFVFILLFLMHIAKYEGQGLSFIMGGATQASIRRNILNDMEVILGKELKLNKSNAVTVFGNKIYCFDGANSDAWKKVRGFTAAGALLNEGTALHDSFVKEVISRCSYKGARILIDTNPENPAHSVKTDYIDKDGQMLENGRLNIRAFHFTLFDNIFLDPEYVESIIASTPTGMFTDRDIHGQWVAAEGVIYKDFNKDVHYISRKQFESVNITKYFAGVDWGYDHHGSIVVLGIDDKGNLYLIEEHAKQHEEIDYWVTVAKDIKEHYGNINFYCDSARPEHVVRFRREGIKARNADKKVIAGIEEVARLFKRNKLFVVRENVKRFDKEIYLYVWNETTGDPVKLWDDVLDALRYAIYTELKPQRRKS from the coding sequence ATGGACTCATTTATTCAAGAAAAACCTAAAATACTACTCGCTAGTGGCGCCAAACGTGCAGGAAAAACATTCGTGTTTATTCTGCTTTTTTTAATGCACATCGCTAAATACGAGGGTCAAGGGTTGTCATTTATTATGGGTGGCGCTACACAAGCAAGTATTCGACGTAACATATTAAACGATATGGAAGTCATTCTAGGTAAAGAGTTAAAGCTTAATAAATCGAATGCCGTTACTGTATTTGGCAACAAAATATATTGTTTTGATGGTGCTAATTCAGATGCATGGAAAAAAGTGCGCGGTTTCACTGCTGCTGGAGCGCTACTCAATGAGGGCACAGCACTTCATGATTCATTCGTGAAAGAAGTTATCTCACGTTGCTCATATAAGGGTGCTCGTATATTGATAGATACAAACCCGGAGAATCCAGCACATAGCGTTAAAACGGATTATATCGATAAAGATGGCCAAATGTTAGAGAATGGTCGTTTAAATATCAGAGCATTCCATTTCACATTGTTCGATAATATCTTTCTTGACCCTGAATATGTTGAGTCAATCATTGCTTCAACGCCGACAGGAATGTTTACTGATCGTGACATTCATGGACAATGGGTAGCTGCTGAAGGTGTAATTTATAAAGACTTCAACAAAGATGTACATTACATTTCAAGAAAACAATTTGAATCAGTTAATATCACAAAGTACTTTGCTGGTGTTGACTGGGGCTATGACCATCATGGTTCCATTGTGGTGTTAGGTATTGATGATAAAGGCAATTTGTACTTGATTGAGGAACATGCAAAGCAACATGAAGAAATTGATTATTGGGTTACAGTAGCGAAAGACATTAAAGAGCATTATGGCAATATAAACTTTTACTGTGATAGTGCAAGACCTGAACATGTTGTACGGTTTAGACGCGAAGGAATTAAAGCACGAAATGCTGATAAAAAGGTTATCGCTGGTATTGAAGAAGTAGCTAGGTTATTCAAACGAAATAAGTTGTTTGTTGTTCGTGAGAATGTAAAACGATTTGATAAAGAGATTTATCTGTATGTATGGAACGAAACGACTGGTGATCCAGTGAAGCTGTGGGATGATGTGCTTGATGCATTGAGATACGCAATATATACAGAATTGAAACCACAACGTAGGAAAAGTTAG
- a CDS encoding phage structural protein — MTGHIGTYDARKVTTTANGIILTGYADGAMVKCSKDNDNFEASSSAQGDAVVSINGDSLGTVEITLNQTSPSIVTLNKLANERTMFPIWVNSNNEIKEVVGGTKAMITKVPDIEHGKSVANRVYTIKVFDYQVK, encoded by the coding sequence ATGACAGGACATATCGGCACATACGATGCGCGAAAGGTTACAACGACAGCAAATGGAATTATTTTAACTGGCTATGCTGATGGAGCTATGGTTAAGTGCTCAAAGGATAACGATAACTTCGAAGCAAGTTCTTCAGCTCAAGGTGATGCTGTTGTATCAATCAATGGTGATTCATTAGGTACAGTAGAAATCACGCTGAATCAAACATCACCATCTATTGTGACACTCAACAAACTTGCAAACGAACGCACAATGTTCCCTATTTGGGTGAACAGTAACAACGAAATCAAAGAGGTTGTAGGTGGCACAAAGGCAATGATTACAAAGGTTCCGGACATCGAGCATGGTAAGTCTGTAGCCAACCGTGTTTATACAATCAAAGTATTTGACTACCAAGTTAAATAA
- the terS gene encoding phage terminase small subunit — protein MTRQRDPRRDEALKIFKQHNGDITNRTIAEQLDVPEKTISAWKSRDKWNVVLQTNECSTTNETTINSDTEEVINDKPPKKDGRVKKRSGNPNPPNQFTKRNRAAMIHGLRSKFLYDEQIEIMEALQDFDVVDQLWLQIELSFSAIIRAQKIMWVEDPFDHLKETSGYSSGEGGSGETFKVIYAHERYESYIKAQTRAFAEHRNLVKQFMDLTTEDDERRLKLEQMQLNIDKTKAEISKIEQGDTNAQESEIAKMLRKMAGDD, from the coding sequence ATGACTAGACAAAGAGATCCTAGAAGAGATGAAGCACTCAAGATATTCAAACAGCATAATGGTGACATAACCAATCGAACTATCGCTGAACAACTAGATGTGCCAGAGAAAACAATTTCAGCATGGAAAAGCCGTGATAAGTGGAATGTAGTACTACAAACAAATGAATGCAGTACTACAAACGAAACTACAATCAATAGCGATACAGAAGAAGTCATTAATGACAAGCCGCCTAAGAAGGATGGGCGAGTGAAAAAGAGGAGTGGTAATCCTAATCCGCCAAATCAGTTCACCAAACGGAACAGGGCTGCTATGATTCATGGCTTGCGTAGTAAGTTCCTTTACGATGAGCAAATCGAAATCATGGAGGCATTGCAGGACTTCGATGTTGTTGACCAGCTATGGTTGCAGATTGAATTAAGCTTCTCGGCTATCATTCGTGCTCAAAAGATAATGTGGGTTGAAGACCCGTTTGACCATTTGAAAGAAACGAGTGGTTATTCATCTGGTGAAGGTGGAAGTGGCGAAACATTTAAAGTTATCTACGCTCACGAACGCTATGAGTCTTACATCAAGGCTCAAACAAGAGCATTTGCTGAACACCGAAACTTGGTTAAGCAGTTTATGGACCTAACAACTGAGGATGATGAACGCAGGCTTAAACTAGAGCAGATGCAGTTGAACATCGATAAGACGAAGGCTGAAATTAGCAAAATTGAGCAAGGTGATACAAATGCTCAAGAAAGCGAAATCGCTAAGATGCTTCGTAAAATGGCGGGTGATGATTAG
- a CDS encoding DUF4355 domain-containing protein: protein MKINLDKLKELVEAGDVSAIEKHVLEESLEKGDLSLAVKANKDVKSEFESERDKYHSKALETWKSNNLETLIEEEVNKRNPQETPEQKTIRELKERLDAQEKEAKRSAMKETALTYATDKGYDVKFATKWIDKLLGDDETVTNTTLDEFKTDFDAVVQAQVDSKFKELGRDIDKPGGGSSSVTNLSELASAANIRK from the coding sequence ATGAAAATTAATTTAGATAAATTGAAAGAGTTAGTGGAAGCTGGTGACGTGTCGGCTATCGAAAAGCATGTTTTAGAGGAATCGCTCGAAAAAGGTGACTTATCATTGGCGGTGAAAGCTAACAAAGATGTTAAAAGTGAGTTTGAATCAGAACGCGATAAGTACCATTCAAAAGCTCTTGAAACGTGGAAATCGAACAATCTAGAAACGTTGATTGAGGAAGAAGTGAATAAACGTAATCCTCAAGAGACACCTGAACAAAAGACAATTCGTGAATTGAAAGAACGATTAGATGCTCAAGAAAAAGAAGCAAAACGTTCAGCAATGAAAGAAACAGCTCTTACTTATGCAACTGACAAAGGGTATGATGTAAAGTTCGCAACGAAGTGGATTGACAAATTGCTTGGTGACGATGAAACAGTAACAAATACCACGTTAGATGAGTTTAAAACAGATTTTGACGCTGTTGTCCAAGCTCAAGTTGATTCTAAATTCAAAGAATTAGGTCGTGACATCGACAAACCAGGCGGAGGTAGTTCATCAGTAACAAACTTATCGGAATTAGCTAGTGCTGCTAATATCCGAAAATAA